ATAGCGGAACTCGACGCTGCGGGTGGTCGGGGGCAGCACCGGGGAGGTCAGAGGATCGATGCTCTCGAAGTCCACCACCACCCGCTCGATGATCACCGGCGCCGGTAGCGGGTTGGTGACCAGGCTGTCGGGGCGCACCTCCAACAGCCCGTCGATGGTGGAGAACCACAGCTCGCCTCCGTCGCCCCGCCACCCCGACGGCTGGCTGAATCCGTTGCATTCGTGGGCCCGGCTGCCGGCCAGGGGCTCCGGCGTCAGCTCCTCGACACGGCCTGCCAGCAATTGGCTGACCTGACTCTTGCGCAAGCTGAAGACGCCGCGGTTGGAGCATGCCCAGAGGTTGCCCTGGCGATCCTCCAAGAGCTGGTAGAGCACGTCGTTGAACAGGTTCTCCATGCTCGTGACGCTGCGAAAGACTTCGCCCTCGAGGAGGCTCAAACCGCTGTCGGTACCCACCCACAGCTGGCCCTCGTCGTCCTCCAGCAGGGATAGGACGGTGTTGCTGGCCAGTCCATCGGCGGTGGAGAAGGTGCGGGGAAGGTACTCTCCGGCTACCCTCTGCAGTCGGGTCAGCCCGTCGTCGGTGCCCACCCACAGGCTGCCCTCGCGGTCCTCCAGAAGGGCTCGGACGATGCCGTTGTGGATCCCGTGATGGGGCGGAGCCAGGATCTCCACCACCACGCCGGAGCGCAGGTGGGCGACGCCGCCTCCGAGGGTGCCGATCCACAGGTCGCCGTCGTGATCGACGATCTGGGCGGTGATGATGTCGCTGGGCAGCCCCTCGGTGGTGGTGAGGACGGTGAGGTCGCCGCGCTCCAGACTGGGCTCCTCCGAGCTCGGCCCCTCCGGACTGGCCTCCTCCAGGTAGGCTGCATCCAGACGCGCCAGGCCGCCGCCGGCGGTACCGATCCATAGCTCGCCGCCGCGCCCTTGGGACAGGGAGAGAATGACGTTGTTGGGCAGGCTGTCGGGGCTGCCCACGCGGCTGATGCGGCCGTTCTCCAGCCGGTGCAGGCCGCCACCGTCGGTGCCGATCCAGAGGCTTCCGCGGCGGTCTTCGAAGACCGTGCGGACGGCACCGGAGGCCAGTCCCTCGCGTTGGGAGTAGAGGATGAACTTGCCGTTGCGCAGCCGGCTCAGGGAGCCGTCGGCAGTGCCCACCCAGAGATTGCCCTCGCGGTCCTCCAGCAGGCTGGTGACGTGGTCGTCGGGGAGGCCGGATCTCGAGTCCAGAGCGCTGCGCCCGGACTGGTTGATGCGCAACAGGCCTTGGGTGCGGGTGGCGACCCAGCGGTTGCCGTTGCCGTCCACCAGGGATGTAACGGCGTCCTCGACGCCTTCGATCTCTGGCGTCTCTGGGGCGTTCGGGGAGCCGGTGGGCGACGGGGCTTGATTCCGGCGGGATGGGTTCCGGCGGGATGGGACTCCCACCAGGTTGGTGAAGTGGACGCCGTCAAAGCGCAGGCTTCGGTGTTGGGTGGTCAGGCGCAGGTAACTGTCTGGGGTCTGGGAGAGCTCCAAGATGGCCTGCCCCGGCAGACCGTCCTCCACGCCCCAGGTGTCCAGCTGGTATTGGGTCACCTCCCGGTGGGGGTCGAGGGCCTGGGCGCCGGAAGCGGCGAGCAGCAGGATCGCTCCGCACAAAATACCCCTGCATAGTCGAGGGGGCGGGAAAGCGTTGGGAGGAGGCTGCAAACCAAGCTCCTGAATCTTCCCGGCGATGCGGGCACGCAGCGTTCGGCTGGAGGCCTGGGTTGGCTTGGGAATCCAACTGCACTCGGTGGAGAGCGAGGAATTGAGGACTGTCAGGGGCATTGCCAGGGTGCGCAGAGATTACTCGACTCCGCCGAGGGAGGCAAGGGATGGGGCAGCGGCTGCCAACCCCCTGAAGCGGCGGGATCGAGGCCCGCTGCTGGGTTCCTGGGGTGAAGGGAGAAGAAGGTGGGGGCTGAGGTGTCGGCCTGGGCTCGGATCCCAGCCGTGGAGCCCGGTCGGATGAGGGGACCCGGGCCGGCGCTGCGACCCGGGTCCTCGGAGGCGGGGGCTCAGTGAGGGATGGCGGGGGAGAGGGGGACGACATCTTCGGGACGGTCGTCACCGAAGAGCAGTCGGCCCTCGCGGAACGAGGCATCCCGCAGGGTCAGAGCCAGGACCTCGCCGAGTTCCTCCACCAGCTCCACCCGGATGCTGTTGCGCACGTCTTCGGGCAGATCCTCCAGATCCGCGGAGTTTTCCTTCGGCAGCACGAAGTGGCTGATGCCGGCTCGCACGCCGCCGAGGATCTTCTCCTTGACCCCGCCGATGGGCAGCACCCGGCCGGTGAGGGTGATCTCACCGGTCATGGCGATGTCGTGGCGGGCCGGTCGGGAGGAGAGGGCCGAGACCAACGCCGTGGCCAGGGTGACCCCCGCCGACGGTCCATCCTTGGGAATGGCACCGGCGGGAACGTGGACGTGGACATCGACGTCGAAGAGGTTCTCGCGGTCGATGCGCAGCCCCGCCGAGTGGGCGCGGGCGTAGGTCCAGGCCGCGCGGGCGCTCTCCTTCATCACGTCCCCCAGCTGGCCGGTGAGCACCAGCTCGCCCTTGCCGGGCATGGAGGAAGCTTCCACGAACATGATGTCGCCGCCGGTGGGGGTGTAGTACATCCCCGTGGCGACGCCCACCTGATCCTCGGCGGCGGCGCGCTCCGGATGAATCTTGGGCCGGCCGAGCCAAGTGGAGACCTTCTGCGGCTCCAGGGTCAGGCTCTGGACCTCCTCCTCCGCCACCTTGCGCGCCACCTTGCGGCAGAGCTTGCCCAGGGCGCGCTCCAGCTGGCGCACGCCGGCCTCTCGGGTGTAGCTGGTGATCACCTCGTTGAGGGCATCGTCGGGCACGGCGAGGCGCTGCTCGTCGAGGCCGTTCTCTTCCAGCTGCCGCGGCAGCAAGTACTGGCGGGCGATGCCCACCTTCTCGCGCACCGTGTAGCCGTCGAACTCCACCACCTCCATGCGGTCCAGCAGCGGGGCGGGGATGTTCTGGATGAAGTTGGCGGTGGCGATGAACATCACCTCGCTGAGGTCGAAGGGCACGCCCAGATAGTGGTCCGTGAAGGAGTCGTTCTGGGCCGGATCCAGCACCTCCAGTAGCGCCGCCGCCGGATCGCCCTGGAAGGAGGCGCCCAGCTTGTCCACCTCGTCGAGGAGGAAGACCGGGTTCTTGGTTCCGGCTTGCTTCATGCCCTGGAGGATGCGGCCGGGCATGGCGGCGACGTAGGTGCGGCGGTGGCCGCGGATATCCGCCTCATCCCGAGCGCCGCCCAGGGAGATGCGCACGTATTGGCGCCCCATGGCGCGGGCGATGGACTTGGCCACCGAGGTCTTGCCGACGCCGGGGGGCCCGACGAAGAGCAGGATGGGGCTGCGGGAGCTCTTCTTCTGCTCGCTTTTGTCCCCGTCGTTGGCAGCTCCTTCCCGAGGCTTCTCCCGGTCTTCGTCGCTGGCAGCCTCGGCCTTGGTGGCCTCGGCGCTGGTGGTCTCGGCAGCCTCCGCATCCTTCGCCGGGGCTTGCTCTTCGGCCTGATGCCGCAGCTGGCGGACCGCCAGGAATTCCAGCACCCGATCCTTGACGTCGTCCAGGCCGTAGTGATCCTCGGCCAGGATCTCGGCGGCCCGGTGCAGGCTCAGCTGATCCGCGTCGCGGTGGCTCCAGGGCAGCTCGGCGATGGTCTCCAGATAGGTTCGCACCACCTGGCTCTCCATGGACTCGCGGCCCAGGCGGCTCAGGCGGCTGAGCTCCCGATCCACCTCTTTGCGCACGTCCTCCGGCAGCTCCAGGCTATCCAGCCGCTGGCGCAGCTCGTCGTGGTCGCTGTCGTCGTCGGATTCGCCCAGCTCGCGCTGGATGGCCTTCATCTGCTCGCGCAGGAACATCTCCCGCTGGCGGTCGCCGAGCTCCTCGCGCACCTGGGATTTGATCGACTCCTGAGCGTCGAGGACGGTGACCTGGCGTTCCACGTGCACCAGCACCCGGCGCAGGCGCTCTTCCACCGGCAGGGTTTCCAGCAACTCCTGGCTCTCCTCGGCGGAGATCTGCAGATAGCCCGCCACCAAGTCCGCCAGCGGGCCCGGCTCCTGGACGCCGGAGAGCACTTGCTCCACCGCCTCCCGGGGCAGACCGCTCTTCTGGCCGAGCTCGCCGGAGCGGTCCCGGACTTCGCGGAAGAGAGCCACGAATCCCGGATCCTCGGCGGACGGCGGCATCATGTCCTCGACCTGACGCACCGAAGCCTGGAGGAAATCATCTTCCTCCTTGACCCGGACGGCGAGGCCGCGGTGCAGGCCGTGGAGCAAGAGCTGAACTCCGGAGACGCCGCGCTGCACCTTCTCGATGCGGGCGACGGTGCCCATGGTGTAGACGTCCTCGGCAGCGACCTCGTCGGTATTCCGCCGCTGACAGACGCCGAAGATCAACTTCTCGGGAGTGTTGAGGGCATGCTCGATGGCCCGCATGCTGGCTGGCCGTCCTACTTGGATCGGCGATGCCACGCCCGGAAAGAGCACGGCCTGGCGCAGGGGAAGGACCGGCAGGGTCGAGAGTTCAGACATTCAATTTCCTCGCTTTTCTTGGTTTCGGCTCGCTCATGCGAGCGAAGACGGGCACGAATCTGAGTCGTCACGTCTCAAATCTACCAACATGAGGGCGCGCCCACCTATTCCCGGATTCGGAAATCGCCGGTTAGCGAGCGAGCAAGTCAATATCCTACAATGACTTGTGGGGATATGAGTCTCCGGTTAGCAAGGTGGAGGAGGTGGCTGGGGGTTCTGATGGCAGCTCGGCTCTTCGAGGCGGGTCCCATCTCCAAGGTCCCGACTCGGGGGCGGATTTCGATCGCTGCTTTCCTTCCAGCGCGGATCGAGATAAGATTCCTCGTCCCGTTCCGGGGCCTTTCCGGCAGATATAAAGGGTGAAGCCGCCGTTGGCTACGGCGATGACCGTCAGCCACCGCGAAATATTCGCCAGCATGAAAGACTCCAAAGCCCAGAACGTCGAGATCCCCGGACCGATGGCGTCCATGCCCCACAGGGCTCGGACCGCTTTTGTGGATTCCTGCGGCTCTTCGGGAGGGCGGCGTCCTCGCTTCGATCTCCAAGCCCCCTCTCCCGGTTTGCCAGCTTTTGATGTGCCAATCCTTGGCATGCTTTTCATCCTCTGTTTTGTCATCGCTTGTTAGGTAGGGAGGTCTCGTTCGTGCACGACTCTGAGCTTGGGCAAAGGATCCAAGGGCTTTCGGACACCAAGAAGCAACTCTTGGTCCGGACTCTCGAAGAAAACGACCTGGACGCCTCGTGGCTTTTCCAGGAATTGCCGGTGCCGCCGCGCAATCCTCAGGAGGCCCTGCTGGCGGAAATCTGGGAAGAGGTGCTGAGTCAAGGCGACGTCGGTGTCGAGGACAACTTCTTCGACCTCGGCGGCGATTCCATCCTCAGCGTCCGCATCGTCGCCAAGGCGCGGGAGCGAGGCCTGGTGTTCAGCTCCCGCCAGCTCTTCGAATACCCCACCATCGCCAGCCTGGTGGAAGTTGCCGAAGTAGCCGACTCCCCGCACCAGTCCCCGAGCTCCACCCCATCCCAGCCGTCCCCAACCCAGCAGCTCCCAACCCAACAGCTAGAAGCCCGCCAAGATCCGCACCAGTCCGCGACGCCAGCGACGGTCTGCGAGGCATCCGAGGCCGCCGCTGCAGACTCCGACCTCAGCCCCGAGGCCTTCCCCGAGGCCGATCTGTCGGAGGAAGAGTTGGGACGGGTCCTGGATCTCCTCGCCCAGCGCCAAGCCGACTCCGATGGCCGGATGCGCTTTGCGGCCGACGATTCTTCGTCCGTGGAGCCGGCGGGGGAGCTGCCGCGGCTGCTGGCCTTGCGCTCGGCTCGTTTCTAGCCGCCGGGTCGGCGCGCACGAGTCTTCGGGGTTGCGCATCGTGATCGCGGAGCTCGGTCCCGACCCTCCAAGACGATGAATATCGTCGGCATTTCCGCCTTCTACCATCAAAGCGCCTGTTGCCTGTTGCAGGACGGCCGGCTCGTGGCCGCCGTGGAAGAGGAGCGCTTCAGCCGGGTCAAGCACGATCGCCGGTTGCCGGTGCACGCTTTTCGCTATTGCCTCGAGGCCGGCGGGTTGGACATCACCGATGTCGATGCCGTGGCCTACTACGAGCGGCCGGTGGCCAAGCTGGGACGGCAGCTGTGGTCCGGCACGCCTCTGGAGGCCGCCGGTCAGGGAGCCTGGCTCGATCCCCACGGCGCAGAGCGGTCCATTCGCCGACGGTTGGGGTTCGAAGGGCCGCTGCTGACCTTTCCCCATCACGCTTCCCACGCCGCCAGCGCCTACTATTTTTCCGGCTTCGAGGAGGCGGCGATCCTCACCGTCGACGGGGTGGGGGAGTGGGCTACCACCACCTACGGCCGCGGCCGGCAGGGGGAGCTGGAGGTCTTGGAGCAGGTGTGTTTCCCCCATTCCATGGGCCTGCTCTACTCCGCCGTCACGGCCTTTCTGGGCTTCCGGGTCAACGACGGCGAGCTCAAGGTCATGGGATTGGCACCCTACGGCACGGATCGCCTGGCGGAGCGGCTGGCCCAAGTGGTGCTCACCGCCGACGACCACCGCTTCGCCCTCGACCTGCAATATTTCGACTTTCTCGGCGGTGGCCCGATGTTCTCGCCGCGGCTGGCGGAGCTCCTGGGAGGGCCTCCGCGCCGCCCCGGGGAGCCCATGGAAGACTTCCATCGGGACGTGGCCCGAGCGGTGCAGATCGTCCTCCAGGAGCTGCTGCTGCAAAAGGTGGAAGTCCTCCATGATCGGGTCGGCGGGGAGAATCTTTGTCTCGCTGGCGGCGTCGCCTACAACTGTGTAGCCAACGGCGCGATCCGGCGCCAGGGTCCTTTCCGCCGACTCTTCGTGCCGCCGGCGGCGGGGGACTCGGGGGCGGCGCTGGGGGCTGCGATGCTCGCTCACCGCCACTTGGAGGGGCAGCTGGGGGGAGAGCCACCGCCGGTGCAACGCTTGCTCCACGCTCATTGGGGGCCTGCCTATTCCTCCGACTGCATCGGCGAGCTGTTGGCGGCCACCGGCCTGGAGTTCGAGGACTATCGCCAGAGTCCGGGTTCTCGAGGGCCGGGTCTTCAAGGAGAGAGCGAGCTGCTTCAGCGGGTGGCGGAGGCGCTGGAAGAATATCGGGTGGTGGGCTGGTTTCACGGTGCCTTGGAGTTCGGTCCCCGAGCCCTTGGGGGGCGGAGCATCCTCGCCAACCCTCTGGATCCCCAGGTGCGGGACCGCCTCAACCGGTCCATCAAGCGGCGGGAAGCCTTCCGGCCCTTCGCTCCCGCCGTCCTGGCGGAGAAGCTTGGAGAGCATTTCGAGCTGCCGGAACCGGCAGTGGAGGAGCTGGCTCCCTTCATGCTCGAGACCTGCTCGGTGACCTCGAAGCTCGATCTGCCGGGCATCACCCACGTTGACGGCTCCGCCCGGCCGCAGGCGGTCTTTCATCGGCAGACGCCGCGCTTCGCCGAGCTGCTGCGGGTCTTCGAGCGTCGCACTGGCTGCCCGCTGCTGGTCAACACCTCGTTCAACGTTCGCGGCGAGCCCATCGTCTGTTCGCCGGTGGACGCTCTCTTCTGTTTCGCCGACGCCGGCCTCGACCTGCTGGTGCTGGAGGATTTCGTCCTCGACGCCCGGCGCCTGCCGGCGGGCTGGCGGGAGCTGCTGGAACCCTGGCGCCAGCGCCGCCGCAGCGCCTTTGCCGGCGGTCGTGGGGATGGTGCCGGCCCTCTCTACACCTTTGTTTGATCGTCGTTGAACTGCCGAGCTCCGAGACCCCCATGCCCCGAGACTCCCATCCCCAGACTCCCGAGCCGATGCCGGAGCTGACTCCCCGCCAGGCCCTGGCCCAGGAGCTGGCGGAGCGGCTGGCGGAGCCCGCCGGTGTCCGCACCCTGCGCCTGGCCCAGCTGCACGGCCTCGTCGCCCCGTCCAAGCTCCGCCGCGGGCCGGGCTCCTCTTCCGATAATGACGGCTCTGCCGGTGGGGACGGGCCTGCTGGTGAGGACATCAAGGGACGCGAGGGACCGCGGCCAGTGAGCGTGTGGAGCCCCGTCGGGAAAGCCGCGAGGGGCAGTTCCACGGCTTCTGAGGAGCTGGTTTTCGAACGCCCCGAGCCCCATCCCCTGGGCGATCAATATGCCGTCCGCCGGCGGATCCCCGCCCGCGCCGCCGCCGGCACCCGGCGAGTCTGCTTCTTCGGCGAGTCGGTGGCTGCGGGCTATCTCTTTGCCCCTCACCTGACTCCCGCCGGCGTGCTGGAGGTCCATCTCAACGAGGTGGATGGCGAGAAGGCCTGGGAAGTGGTGGATCTGGCGCGCACCAACGAGACCTTGGCCTCCCTGACGGCGACGGTGGAGGCGTCGATGCAGCTGGCGCCGGATGTGTTGGTGATCTTCGCCGGCAACAATTGGAATCTGCTGGAGACGCCGGAGCTCTCCCTCCACGCTCCGGGGGTGGGGGACCGGCAGCGCTACGCCGCGGCTCTGCGGGAAGGTGGCCTGGGGGGACCGGTGAAGCTGGCCCGCCGCCGCCGCCGGGGGGCGCTGGAAGCGGCGGTGGGACGCATCGCAGCACTGGCGGAGGAGCGTCGCATCCCGGTGGTGTGGCTGGTGCCGGAGGTCAATCTGGGGGATTGGCAGAGCCGCCAGCCGGTTCCCTGGCTGCCCGGCGACGGCGTGGCCCGCTGGCATCGGACTCTCGATGCGGGCCTCGAGGCCGTGGGCGCTGGCCGCGCTGCCGAGGTTCGGCGTTTGGCGGAGGAGCTGCAGCGTCTCGACGGTGGTTGGAATCCCACCGGCCATCGCCTGGAGGCTCTGGGCTGGCAGCTCTCCCGCGGCGACGCTGGCGAGGCTGGAGACGCTGCCCAGGAGGCTCTTCGGGAGGCCGCACGGCGAGAGGTGGATGCCCAGCACTACCCGCTGCTGGCCCATCTGGGAGCCCCCCAGGCGGGCCGCGAAGAGCGGCGATGGATCCATGAGCTGGCGCCGGGACGCTTGCGGGTGGTGGATCTGCCCGAGATTCTGCGCCGTCACGGTGGAGCGGCACTCCCGGGACGGCGGTATTTCCTCGATTATTGCCACCTGACGGCGGAGGGCATGCACGTCGCCATGGCGGCTGTTGCCGCGGAGGTGTTGTCGGTGGCGGCAGAGGGGGCGGGAGATCGGCGCTGGGAGGAGCTGCTGCGCACCCTTCCCGCGCCTTCGCCGTCCTCCGAAGCAGTGGCCCTGGCGAGCTTCAGTGCGGCCATTCACAGCGCCCACCGCCTGCTGCCGGTGGTGGGCAAGGGTGAAGTACTGCGCTTTTGGTGCGCGGAAGCGCTGGCGGCTTCGGAGGGCATCGCCGAGGCCATGGTGGATTTCGTCAGCGCCCGCTGCGCGCCGCTGCCGGCGGTGCTGACGGCGGCCCAGCGGCGCAATCTCATCTCTCCGTACCGCCTCCAGCTGCAGCACGGCTGGCGCTGGGACG
The window above is part of the Acidobacteriota bacterium genome. Proteins encoded here:
- a CDS encoding carbamoyltransferase N-terminal domain-containing protein, with the protein product MNIVGISAFYHQSACCLLQDGRLVAAVEEERFSRVKHDRRLPVHAFRYCLEAGGLDITDVDAVAYYERPVAKLGRQLWSGTPLEAAGQGAWLDPHGAERSIRRRLGFEGPLLTFPHHASHAASAYYFSGFEEAAILTVDGVGEWATTTYGRGRQGELEVLEQVCFPHSMGLLYSAVTAFLGFRVNDGELKVMGLAPYGTDRLAERLAQVVLTADDHRFALDLQYFDFLGGGPMFSPRLAELLGGPPRRPGEPMEDFHRDVARAVQIVLQELLLQKVEVLHDRVGGENLCLAGGVAYNCVANGAIRRQGPFRRLFVPPAAGDSGAALGAAMLAHRHLEGQLGGEPPPVQRLLHAHWGPAYSSDCIGELLAATGLEFEDYRQSPGSRGPGLQGESELLQRVAEALEEYRVVGWFHGALEFGPRALGGRSILANPLDPQVRDRLNRSIKRREAFRPFAPAVLAEKLGEHFELPEPAVEELAPFMLETCSVTSKLDLPGITHVDGSARPQAVFHRQTPRFAELLRVFERRTGCPLLVNTSFNVRGEPIVCSPVDALFCFADAGLDLLVLEDFVLDARRLPAGWRELLEPWRQRRRSAFAGGRGDGAGPLYTFV
- a CDS encoding phosphopantetheine-binding protein produces the protein MVRTLEENDLDASWLFQELPVPPRNPQEALLAEIWEEVLSQGDVGVEDNFFDLGGDSILSVRIVAKARERGLVFSSRQLFEYPTIASLVEVAEVADSPHQSPSSTPSQPSPTQQLPTQQLEARQDPHQSATPATVCEASEAAAADSDLSPEAFPEADLSEEELGRVLDLLAQRQADSDGRMRFAADDSSSVEPAGELPRLLALRSARF
- a CDS encoding two-component regulator propeller domain-containing protein; this translates as MCGAILLLAASGAQALDPHREVTQYQLDTWGVEDGLPGQAILELSQTPDSYLRLTTQHRSLRFDGVHFTNLVGVPSRRNPSRRNQAPSPTGSPNAPETPEIEGVEDAVTSLVDGNGNRWVATRTQGLLRINQSGRSALDSRSGLPDDHVTSLLEDREGNLWVGTADGSLSRLRNGKFILYSQREGLASGAVRTVFEDRRGSLWIGTDGGGLHRLENGRISRVGSPDSLPNNVILSLSQGRGGELWIGTAGGGLARLDAAYLEEASPEGPSSEEPSLERGDLTVLTTTEGLPSDIITAQIVDHDGDLWIGTLGGGVAHLRSGVVVEILAPPHHGIHNGIVRALLEDREGSLWVGTDDGLTRLQRVAGEYLPRTFSTADGLASNTVLSLLEDDEGQLWVGTDSGLSLLEGEVFRSVTSMENLFNDVLYQLLEDRQGNLWACSNRGVFSLRKSQVSQLLAGRVEELTPEPLAGSRAHECNGFSQPSGWRGDGGELWFSTIDGLLEVRPDSLVTNPLPAPVIIERVVVDFESIDPLTSPVLPPTTRSVEFRYTALSLVDARQVRFRHRLAPFEEEWSVPDSRRLIRYTNLPPGQYRLEITAANNDGLWNPRPAVFSFRIEPPFYRTVPFYGAVAMLVLGFGAGVYQLRFRRLQDRNRRLEEIISRRTAEVLERKEELGAANRQLA
- the lon gene encoding endopeptidase La; translated protein: MSELSTLPVLPLRQAVLFPGVASPIQVGRPASMRAIEHALNTPEKLIFGVCQRRNTDEVAAEDVYTMGTVARIEKVQRGVSGVQLLLHGLHRGLAVRVKEEDDFLQASVRQVEDMMPPSAEDPGFVALFREVRDRSGELGQKSGLPREAVEQVLSGVQEPGPLADLVAGYLQISAEESQELLETLPVEERLRRVLVHVERQVTVLDAQESIKSQVREELGDRQREMFLREQMKAIQRELGESDDDSDHDELRQRLDSLELPEDVRKEVDRELSRLSRLGRESMESQVVRTYLETIAELPWSHRDADQLSLHRAAEILAEDHYGLDDVKDRVLEFLAVRQLRHQAEEQAPAKDAEAAETTSAEATKAEAASDEDREKPREGAANDGDKSEQKKSSRSPILLFVGPPGVGKTSVAKSIARAMGRQYVRISLGGARDEADIRGHRRTYVAAMPGRILQGMKQAGTKNPVFLLDEVDKLGASFQGDPAAALLEVLDPAQNDSFTDHYLGVPFDLSEVMFIATANFIQNIPAPLLDRMEVVEFDGYTVREKVGIARQYLLPRQLEENGLDEQRLAVPDDALNEVITSYTREAGVRQLERALGKLCRKVARKVAEEEVQSLTLEPQKVSTWLGRPKIHPERAAAEDQVGVATGMYYTPTGGDIMFVEASSMPGKGELVLTGQLGDVMKESARAAWTYARAHSAGLRIDRENLFDVDVHVHVPAGAIPKDGPSAGVTLATALVSALSSRPARHDIAMTGEITLTGRVLPIGGVKEKILGGVRAGISHFVLPKENSADLEDLPEDVRNSIRVELVEELGEVLALTLRDASFREGRLLFGDDRPEDVVPLSPAIPH